Below is a genomic region from Delftia tsuruhatensis.
CGGCAAAGCTCATGCTCTGCCCGCCATAGGTGATGGCGGTGCGCGTCCCGTGTTGGCGCGCCCCCCGGCGGATCAGTTCCAGATATGTGGGCTGGCGCGCCTGCGCGCCGTCCGGCACGGTGTTCGAATGCATCAACGTCTCCTGCTTGCTCAAGCCTCGAAGCGGCCATGGCGGCCCGCTCCCCCGACAAAACTGGCCGCGCCAGCCTGGCCTTCGGCCACCACCATGGGCGTGCCCCGTGCCCCCTCGTTGCGCAAGGCCTCGACCAGCGGCAGGTCCCATTGCGCATAGGCCGATGCGCGGTCGGCCAGCATGCACTGCTGGGGAAATGCAGCGATCTGCCGCGCCAGCGCCAGCGCCTCGCCCAAGGCCCCCTGGGGCGGTGCCACGCTGTTGACCAGGCCCATGGCCCGGGCCTCGGGTGCAGGAACGGCGCGGCCCGTGAGGATCATGTCCATCGCGCGGCCCATGCCGACAATGCGTGGCAGGCGTACCGTGCCACCGTCGATCAGCGGCACGCCCCAGCGCCGGCAAAAGACCCCGAAGACCGCATCCTCGTCGGCCACGCGCAGGTCGGCCAGCAGGGCCAGCTCCAGCCCGCCCGCCACCGCATAGCCGTTGACCGCCGCGATC
It encodes:
- a CDS encoding crotonase/enoyl-CoA hydratase family protein; this translates as MEFVDFAVEGAVCVITMNRPGKRNAVHRPMAQELRQAFERFESDPALRVAVLTGAGGHFCAGADLGVVSDPDLRNELDPQGGGAGPMGPTRLALSKPLIAAVNGYAVAGGLELALLADLRVADEDAVFGVFCRRWGVPLIDGGTVRLPRIVGMGRAMDMILTGRAVPAPEARAMGLVNSVAPPQGALGEALALARQIAAFPQQCMLADRASAYAQWDLPLVEALRNEGARGTPMVVAEGQAGAASFVGGAGRHGRFEA